The following proteins are encoded in a genomic region of Gemmatimonadota bacterium:
- a CDS encoding competence/damage-inducible protein A gives MTGAPAAPALELVTIGNELLLGEIVDRNSAWLGQRLAAAGIRVARRTSVGDEPAAIAAAISEALDRMGTALCTGGLGPTRDDLTKPVVAALFGRELQLDGRLLDQVRQRFAERGLEMPELNRTQALVPAGARVFPNPRGTAPGLALEDERGRLAILLPGVPAEMQTLVEQSVLPFLLERWPERGRPIRHRVLRTAGIPESALAERVDDVVQKLAPISLASLPTVAGVDLRLTSWGVLPAQEAERMLDAAEAELRSRLGRFIYGLGDEDLADAVALECTERGLTLAVAESCTGGLIARRLTDRPGASAFLLAGIVPYANSAKESLLGVQPRTLRDHGAVSGEAVREMAEGARRVSGADAAIAVTGIAGPSGGTPAKPVGLVWLAAAVRDAVRIESHRFLGDRLEIRERAAQAALLTLWRMLRTEVL, from the coding sequence GTGACGGGTGCGCCCGCCGCACCCGCCCTCGAGCTGGTCACGATTGGCAACGAGCTGCTGCTGGGTGAGATCGTCGACCGGAACAGTGCCTGGCTGGGGCAGCGGCTGGCGGCGGCGGGGATCCGGGTGGCACGGCGCACGAGCGTAGGGGACGAGCCCGCCGCGATTGCCGCCGCCATCTCGGAGGCGCTGGACCGGATGGGCACCGCGCTCTGCACCGGTGGGCTGGGCCCGACGAGGGACGACTTGACCAAGCCGGTCGTGGCAGCGCTCTTCGGGCGCGAGCTGCAGTTGGATGGGCGACTTCTGGATCAGGTGCGGCAGCGGTTTGCGGAGCGCGGCCTCGAGATGCCGGAGCTGAACCGGACGCAGGCGCTGGTTCCCGCCGGGGCGCGCGTTTTCCCCAACCCGCGGGGCACCGCGCCCGGCCTGGCGCTCGAGGACGAGCGCGGCCGGCTCGCCATCCTGCTCCCCGGCGTGCCCGCCGAGATGCAGACGCTGGTCGAGCAGTCGGTGTTGCCCTTCTTGCTCGAACGCTGGCCCGAGCGAGGCCGCCCGATCCGCCATCGCGTGCTGAGGACCGCGGGCATCCCGGAGTCGGCGCTGGCCGAGCGGGTGGATGACGTCGTCCAGAAGCTGGCTCCGATTTCGCTGGCATCCCTACCGACCGTCGCCGGCGTGGATCTCAGGCTGACGAGCTGGGGCGTGCTCCCTGCCCAGGAAGCCGAGCGGATGCTGGACGCGGCAGAGGCGGAGCTGCGGTCCCGGCTCGGCCGCTTTATCTATGGTCTCGGCGACGAGGACCTGGCAGACGCGGTCGCGCTCGAGTGTACGGAGCGGGGGCTCACCCTGGCCGTAGCAGAGAGCTGTACGGGCGGGCTGATCGCCCGACGCCTCACGGATCGGCCGGGCGCGTCCGCCTTCCTGCTCGCCGGCATTGTGCCGTACGCGAACTCGGCCAAGGAGTCGCTGCTCGGCGTCCAGCCAAGAACACTGCGCGATCATGGGGCCGTGAGTGGAGAGGCCGTGCGCGAAATGGCGGAAGGCGCGCGCCGTGTCAGTGGCGCGGACGCGGCCATTGCGGTGACCGGCATTGCCGGGCCGAGTGGAGGCACGCCCGCGAAGCCCGTCGGACTGGTCTGGCTGGCCGCCGCCGTCAGGGACGCGGTCCGCATCGAAAGCCACCGGTTCCTCGGCGATCGACTCGAGATACGCGAGCGCGCCGCGCAGGCCGCGCTCCTTACGCTGTGGCGGATGCTGCGAACGGAGGTGCTATGA
- a CDS encoding lysophospholipase — MTTQLLTRSEGFLEGVRGLRLYYRAWEAPAPSAALLIVHGLGEHSARYVAFAEAMTGNGISCFALDLRGHGCSEGRRGHAARFDVLLQDLDRFRREVMGLIAPELPIFLLGHSMGGLLALRYLEEYGESLRGAILVSPWLATAMPVPRWKTTLAGALNRLLPSLPFAARIRAEHLCRDPHVVQNYKDDPLVHDTITPRLFSEASAAMGLVLQRSERLRVPLLFLLASDDRLVDTQRTATFARSLQPDLVTVRIFPDYYHEVLNEPANDDALDAICDWVARHPA; from the coding sequence ATGACGACGCAGTTGCTTACGCGGAGCGAAGGGTTTCTGGAGGGCGTGCGTGGGCTGCGCCTCTACTACCGCGCCTGGGAGGCCCCAGCACCAAGCGCGGCGCTGCTCATTGTGCATGGCCTGGGCGAGCACAGCGCCAGGTACGTTGCCTTCGCCGAGGCCATGACCGGGAACGGGATCTCGTGCTTCGCCCTCGATCTGCGCGGCCACGGCTGCTCCGAGGGGCGGCGCGGCCACGCCGCACGATTCGATGTGCTGCTCCAGGACCTGGACCGATTCCGCCGCGAAGTCATGGGGCTCATCGCTCCTGAACTGCCCATCTTCCTGCTCGGACACTCGATGGGTGGGCTACTGGCCCTGCGATACCTCGAGGAGTACGGCGAGTCGTTGCGCGGCGCCATACTGGTCTCGCCCTGGCTCGCCACCGCCATGCCCGTGCCGCGCTGGAAGACTACGCTCGCCGGTGCACTCAACCGCCTGCTGCCGTCCCTGCCCTTCGCGGCCAGGATCCGCGCCGAGCACCTCTGCCGCGACCCGCATGTGGTGCAGAATTACAAGGACGACCCACTCGTGCACGACACCATCACGCCCCGGCTGTTCAGCGAGGCCTCCGCCGCCATGGGGCTCGTGCTGCAGCGCAGCGAGCGGCTCCGAGTGCCGCTCCTCTTCCTGCTGGCCAGTGACGACCGCCTCGTCGATACTCAGCGCACGGCTACCTTCGCACGCTCGCTCCAGCCGGACCTGGTCACGGTACGCATCTTCCCCGATTACTACCACGAGGTGCTCAACGAGCCGGCCAATGACGACGCCCTGGACGCGATCTGCGACTGGGTCGCCAGGCATCCGGCCTGA
- a CDS encoding nucleotide exchange factor GrpE, translating into MRSGTDPVDGGVGAGAGEAELAGESALLAASTAQLAALQSELAALNDRHLRLAAEFDNYRKRLDRERAELWVRAQADLVSRLLDVLDDLQRYAEQSAEPASVDALLEAARLVEKKLRHLLESAGLEPIEAQGEFFNPATMEAVMTAPAEDAEEDEVVAEVFQRGYRFRDVLIRPARVQVKKHQA; encoded by the coding sequence ATGAGAAGTGGGACGGACCCTGTGGATGGGGGTGTGGGCGCGGGCGCAGGTGAAGCCGAGCTGGCGGGCGAGTCGGCGCTGCTGGCGGCGAGCACGGCGCAGCTCGCAGCTCTGCAGTCCGAGCTGGCGGCCTTGAACGACCGCCATTTGCGGCTGGCGGCGGAATTCGACAATTACCGCAAGCGCCTGGATCGGGAGCGAGCAGAGCTCTGGGTCCGCGCGCAGGCCGATCTGGTCAGCCGGCTTCTGGATGTGTTGGATGACCTGCAGCGTTATGCCGAGCAGTCCGCGGAGCCAGCGTCCGTGGACGCTCTGCTGGAGGCGGCCCGACTGGTAGAAAAGAAGCTCCGCCACCTGCTCGAGTCCGCCGGGCTCGAGCCCATCGAGGCGCAGGGCGAGTTCTTCAACCCCGCTACCATGGAAGCGGTCATGACGGCTCCGGCCGAGGACGCCGAGGAGGACGAGGTGGTCGCGGAGGTGTTCCAGCGCGGCTACCGGTTCCGTGATGTGCTGATCCGGCCGGCCAGGGTTCAGGTCAAGAAGCACCAGGCGTAG